GATCAGAGTTAAGCTCCATCTATTCGCCTGATCGCGAGTGTGAAATATATGAGAACCATTGTCCCAATGCTCGACCTATTCATTGTTccaagagagaagaaaaaaaacaaaaaaacatttTATTAAAGGGTTTCAGTAAAAAGTGAATGCCCATTGCGGTTGGGATTCACTTATAATTTTGGAACTTGTTGATTAATAATATCATAGAAAAGCTTGGAGGACAAGTTTGCTTGGCCAACAAGAATTCGATTTTGAAAGAATATATGTTAGGACCCGGGTCTGATGGGCAAACTAGCCTATCAATTTCATTTGGTCTAAACTACTGACCAAAATGTTTAAACTGAAATTGATAGTAATATactcatcagatccttataagtcaatcttaatcttgtccactttcgatgtgagactaatcagaGATGTTACAATATTACTTGAAGAAAGATCGATTGTTAAAGTGATGAGTAGTTCTACAGTACTTACATGGCCGCAAAGACTAGAAGAATCTTCCTTGGATGAATGGTGGTTAAACGGTTTAATCTTTTGGTCCTTCCTTCTCCCAGATCTGAGAAAGCAAGGCTATTAGGTGCAGATTGTGCAGCCTGAAGAGTTTTAAATGGCACAGGGGGCTGTTTCAACTGCTCCATGTGAGAAGGTACAGCTGCAGAAGACAATAGCAAATACAAATCAACATATACAAAATAATCAAGTTATAATCGTATTTAATCGTAAAATTGCTCCATGAGAACAAGGTATGACTGCTTCAATTTAAAAGTTCAAGTAGAGCATTGCAAAGAAAAAAGTTGAAATGATGAATAACCAATAGCGTGGACATTCCTAGAATATTGCAAAAGATTACTGATATCTGTAGATCCTATTAGGAGTCCCAATAAGAAATGTTgggaataaacaaaaaaaattcatagCTTATATATCTATAAAGTGAATGTTACATGCTTGATCATGCTTATTGCATGTGCCTTGCACTTACAATGTTGAAGAAGCAACAGATTTCATCATGCTTATTGTATGTGCCTCACACTTGCAATGTTTGACACAGTATGGCTAATAGAAACATGAAGCATCCCATACCTTTAACAAGATTTTTTAATGCATCATATGCTTCTTGCTCCCCACCTGTGTGTCTCTCCATGCGGATTGAACCTTTTCGCGAAAGAGCCTTCCTCTGTGGAGACATAACAGATTTAACTACAATATCTTACAATGACAAGTatattaaaagaaatattaaggTGTGTCTCTTATGATTGAATCAGATACTCCACTCACAGACATCTTTGGACTTCCAGAGCAACATATTTCAGGTGGCTGTGTAAGACATTCGACATCAATTATTACATCCCCCACTTCATTCATGGCTGTTGTCTGGTTCTGCAGAGAAGTGGATGCAGAAGATTAACACAAAAAATGTGCAAACAATAGtatgaaaagaaaaaacaaacaaaTAAGGAGATGGTTAGCAAAGAATAGtatgaagaaaaaaagagaaagatagGGAGATGGTTGAATCGGACAGCTGGAGAGTTTGGTAAAGAATAGTATAAAAGGGAACAAAGAGAAAGATAGGAAGATAGTTAAATCAAACCACTGGAGAGTTGCAATGGTCAGACATTTTGCAACTTAAGAAACTCAAGTAAACCaacattaaaataatttataactatCTTAAAGAGGAAACATAACAatttataatatcaaaactccttttTCAAATCCACATAACCAAAAGTCACTGGACGCTTACAATGAACCTAAGAGTACAGTTTTATAACTTTGGACTATTTACTCAAGTTGCAACATGATCTCAACACAGCAGCACAACCTAGTTTGGCTATTCTTTACTACCAACTTTACCCAGAGTCTGGGAAGATCTTCCAGCCCTATCTAGTGCTATTTTGGAACTTACCTGTAAGAGCTATGGTCCAAATTTGAGTTATTGCATATAGATTAAATCACTCCTCTATTGCTCTTTCCTTGTTGAGTTTTCTCTCGTACTTTTCTGGTATCTTATAtccaatttttacattttctctgACTGCCAAACATCCATCTCGGGTTATCCTTCCAATTTGCAAATAGATATTCGGGGCACATCAACATTCACTGCACAACAATGAGTGGTTAGCTATTTTTACTGCTAGTTGAAACATCAACTTTCAAGGAAGCTATGAATCTTAAAGAAAGTTGACACAAAATAGGTctttcataaataaatattttgctGCCTTAATTAGAATCTCATCCAGTTCTCAGAAAAATTCTCCAAACTGTTAATTCCATGTattcaacaaaagaaaaaaaaaaagaaagttgattCTGCATCGATTTCAACTGAAGGACTGATCAATAGCAAAGAGAACTGAGAGGATGATCAGTACAAACACATTGTACCTTAGACTGATGAATAATTTGTGCAAAAGCTAAATCAATTTATCGAAGCATTCAATGGTGGCATTTGGGGCCAGTATTCGACAAGGCCCAACGATCTTTATGAGCAAATAAAAAGTGCCTAATAGgatgaagaacaaaacataatTGTCTCTGGGTCCACCTATGTTTTCTTTCATACCAATCTTCtaaaattgacatcatcatccTTATCCGCTACCTTGCTTTTCTTTAAAGAAATTAAGCTGCATTGCTGAACTTGGAAGATaagggacattcatttttgtattCCAACTTTTTCTAGGTATATTTTTGGAAAATATTTCAGGTTATACACTAATTAAAGTACCTCTCAAGCCTTTTGTCTGTTCTATCTGTCATACAAAGGATTGATTACAATCCCTTCCGCACCGAAAATACTATATCCACCTACACAGCCCCGAGATAAGAAGAAAACGATGATAACACCAGAATCTGTTCCTATACTCTAACTAGAAATCAAATGGAGGGAATAATGAGACACGAAATCCATTATATGAGGCAaagatttttcttcttttccgaAAAGAAAAGCCTTGTCTGATAAACAGGCCGACTGATTACAACGGCGATCGAGATGAAGCATTCAAATTCGTGGATTTTCGCCTTGAAGTTTTCCAGGAGCAAATCATTTCACTAAAACTCCAGAAAAAATGCCTCCTTTTTGAACAAACTGAAGTTACTCTCGGTCAAAGATCAACGAAAAATCAAGTAGACAGATCAAAAGGATAGAGATAGAGAGAGCGGAGTAGGAAAAGGAAGAAGCGGGTGTTTTGGGAACGTCTGCTCACAGAACGAGACACGCAAACGGAGAGAAATAGAAAGATGTCAGCCATATACAAGAAACCAACAGAGCTCCCGAGCTCACCTTCTGTTCTCTCATCGTCTGCGCAAATTCGCGCGCAAAAAAGGAGCAATGCCGATCGAAATCTCACCTCTTCGCTGCAAAGAGAGATCTGAAGTAGCCGTTGGAGGTGGGAACCTCTTCCTTTTATTCCGCTTCTGATGTCCTTACGCCCGTCTCGTCGTTTCTCCCGAGCTTTGTCTCTGCAGCTCTTCTTTCCGCAAGAACCCTTGCCATTATTGATAAcctctaaaataataataatattattattaatattaatttattatttataatttcaatGTTCCTAATTTCTTCGTACTCCTTATTGATGCTATCATCGCTTGTTACCGATAATGTTCCCTGATGTCGCCACGTTatcctgaagaagaagaagagatagagAAGAAGCGgctaaagaaaaaggagaaaagagaggaTATTTATATCCTTTCATAAAGTATTATTAGTTcagaaatattaaataaaattaaattaaattataaataataaatagtaattttcttctttttattttaaagaaaTAGTTTTACATGTTTATCCTTCTCGAgttttgaaataacatatttgcCCTAAATATAATGTATATAGTTTTCCATGTCGATAGTGAACCTCTACGCTATTATCGAACTGTTAGCATGACTTGGTCCGATTGTTGATATTCAGGATCGTTCCAGCGTCGAGAACCAGTTGAGCTTGGGGTTGGTCCAGATGTGCTTCTTTCAGTGAGCACACTCTGCTTCGTCGTTACTGAATTCTTGCACACTAGCTTAGGTCGGGAGGGGAGGGGTTTCCCAACTTAGGACCTTCCAACGATCAAGTCAGTCGAACTTTTACCGAGGTTTTTTGCCGCCCCTGGTCAGGTGCTGGTTGAGGGCTTTTATTATGATGCCCGAGGGTCGGGCGTACGCGATCTGTGTGAGGCGGTCGACTCCCCGAGCGATGAGTTCGTACATTCGGATGACCATCGCTCGATATGTGTGGAACGACGCCGTGCAACACCGTCCCTAGTTTTCCAAAGTAACCCTTGTCAGGACAATGCTGGCTCGTGTGGCTCCAGATGGCGCTAGAGGGAGACAGTCATCGTCTCGAATCCGTGATGACACGTTCGACGTGGCGCCTTATCTTCGTCCCGAGGTTCATTGTTTGCGCTTACATGATTGAAAGTCGTGGCCACGTGACGTGACGTGATCCACAATATATTCCATCATATTCTTTTTCAAGTTTCGAAATGTTATATTTATTCTAGACAAAATATATAAAgggtaaaatttttatttatattttatttttctcatcaTATACCCCTTTTTTTATTTCCCAAATGGTATCCCCATTTGTTATAATCCATAAAATTCCTAATAGTTGACGTATAGATCAGTCATATGATGAATCAATCCAAAttcttttaattataatattttttaatattaaaatattatagtgTTTTGATGGAGTTACTAAAAGCATCACAAATCTGTTTAAAAGTATTATAGCTAGTAGTATAAATTTTATACACCAAAGATTCAACTAGTTCACCACTATATGAGTCGATCTGATTGTTTTATCAAGAATATCTCAATATGAACTTTGAGAAATATGAAAAAGggcaataataatttaaattagtattattattattattattattatatttcttatacatattatatttaataaacttaatgaATAAAAAGTTTTATGTTTTATAGATATCTCAATATTCTTATTCTAATGATATAAACTTTGTCTATGTTACATCTACAAATTATTTCAAAACCTaacaattattttattaatttttaatttaataattaatataaaacttGTGACATTTCTCTTCATTTTAATCATCCAAATTTACTTTATCTATATAAACTATTTAAGACAAAAGCAATTTCAAATACTGTCCTAATAAATAACATGATTTAACATTTTGGCGGGGAGGGATATGCAAGTTTGTCTTGAAATCATTGGCGACAAGTCAATGACGGCATGCAGCCATCTTAACCGTCCGTCACCAAGCCCacagttgatgatatcatttgacGGTTCAGTTCCTTAAGGGAAGTTTATGAGTGGTCATGTCCGAACCACCCAAGAACCGGTTCTAGACCGTTCTGAACCGAAATCGAATCAATttcgattgataaaaaaaataaaaatccatccatcaaaatTTAATCTTAAGAATTCTAATTTAAAATGTTTATAATAACTCCATCATATaatctaatttattattttaatcatataATCAATTTTCGGGAGTCAAATCGTAAGAATCCGATTTCGGTTCAATTCAGAACCGTCAAACATTGACCCCGGTTCTCATCTCAGGTCCGGTTCGAACCGCATGAAATCTTGGTGGACTCTGTTTGGAGTCAGAGAGGGAAAATTCCACCTCTTACCTATAAACTCCGCCCACAGAAAGCAAAACCCATCCTCACCTCCGGTTTCCTTCTCCTGCGATCGCCACTGCGGATTCTGAAATCCTAATCCATCCACCATGGGAACGGACCCGATCGAGGATTTTTGGATCGACGGAGGAGGTTCCGATAGCGAGCTGCAGTACGCCCTCGATGGCTTCCATGACATGGTTCCGACCGTCGGGTACACGAAATCTTGATCCTCTTCCATTTCATATAGTCACTGGTTGTGATTGTTCCATTTATTCGAGTCTGCTCCGATAATCCTCGGGTCAGGTAGTTTTGGTGTTCTGATCGAGTTCACACacctttttggtaatctgacgcgTTTTTGGGTTGACAATTGAAACAGAGTGGGGAAAGAAGAGCCGTATAGGGATTTGCGCGGTCTTGAGCAGAATAGCTCGAGAAAAAGGTCAATTTTCTGCTCTTTACCTGATAATTCTATGGAACTTGCAATTTCAGAGTCTATGGATTCTGGATTTGGATATGTTGTACGACGAACTTTCTTCGTCCAGCCCATAGACATTTTGTAGACCTTAATcgtagaaaagggaaaagatgaCAATCCTCTCAAGTTCCTTCTCTTTTTGTGTTTGTAATTGAGAAGTGTCATGTGGGGCATCAGTAATCTTATAATTGAACTTGGGGTGATTAATTTATTCAAAAGAGAATTAACTATTTGTTTATACCTGGATTTACATTGTCTACGCGAAGAAATAAGTGTTAGCTTTCTAGGTTTTCCTTTTTTACTTCTCACACATTTAGATTCTGTACTTAACTGAGCCTCTTTTATAGCTGAGGGCTTTTTtaacacaaaacaaaacaaaacccaAGAAAGGCTCATATCTATCTTCATCAGATCCCTGTAGTATATCTGGTTAGTGAGGACTTCTTCTATAAGAAGTAACGGTTTTGTTGTATAAATTACAATTTAATATGCCACTGTGTCTAAATCTTTTATAGTGACACTGCAATTTATATTTGCTATAAGGAGATGGATGTAATCATCTTATTTCCATTCACCAAATTAAGTTAGAAGAGAGCAATGAGGTCTAATATTGTTGATGGATATTTAAGTTATGACTGACATCAAAGGAATTTTACTTGAGCTTCATGGTTATGAAATGCAACTCAATCAATGAAATAAGTATATGGACATTATTTTGTGTACAAAAAATGATTTTGGCTTTGTTTTGTGAAGACCGGATGATGTTTTTAACTAAGAACAGTATGTGATGGAAGGTGAGGTTTCTAGCTCTATACATATCCCTTGCAAGATTAAGGTGCTAAACTTCAATCTACACTGCATAAGATACAAGTGTTGCTGCCAAAGCTCTATAATTTGATAGAACCATTCTTATGACCTTGTAGTGTTTAGATAGCATAGTTGACACTACAATAGTACCTCTTTCTGATGATGTAAAAAACAGAAATTCGTGAGACTGCTATTTCTTATTTCACATGCGAAAGTTGTTATTGGTTTATCCTCTAAATTTATGTTCAATTTTTTGggggtttcatcaaaaaaaatttCTACGATTTTTTTCAGGGCAAGAAATGAGCCACGTGCATCAAAGTCTAAAGCATGTAGGGAAAAAATACGGCGGGATAGGCAAAACAAGAGGTATCTCactttaagataaaaaaattgcAAGTGTACTATTTATTTGGTGCATGATTTTTGTGGTTAATCCATAGACTAGACCCTAATCTTGTGTTGCAAatgttttttgttgattttttagGTTCATTGAATTGAGTTCAATCCTTGACCCCGGTAGACCTCCTAGAGCTGACAAAGCAAGTATTTTAGGTGATGCAACTCGTGTGTTGATGCGGTTGAGAGCTGAAGCACAAGAACTGAAGGAATCAAATAAAAAGCTTCATGAAACAATTAAGGATATGAAGGTGTGGTTTAAattcatgcttttttttttttttttttctgttttctacCTATGAATTAGTATGGCTTCTAAGAATTATCTTACAATTTAGTATATGGTATTTCATGACATGCCTCTGTTGGGCCTTTTTGTTCCACCATTCTTTTTTTCCCCTCAATAGTGAAGAAAATTTAAAGGCAGACCTGCCGGGTTTCAGAAGAGAGGTGGATGGACATTATTTTTCACCGTTAATCTGCACATAGGATTGAGTAATTATTTCCTCTTCTTTCTAGACTGTCCTGAAGAATGATCCTTGTGTGATTGTGAGGATGCATAGATCTCAGAGAACCAGGATGGTCACTGTTGTCACCAAGGAAATTTTGTCTATTTATGTTTTATTAGATTATGTATATTGTGTTGGCTTAAGATTTGCTTTGGGAACTAAAGGATTACAGACTTGATGAAATTACACGAATGTGTCAATGTTAATAGAGGGACTGTTAAaaactttaattttattttgaatgaatcaCGAAACTATCTCGGTTTCTTAGGCATACTGGATAATTTTACTGTGAGATAAATTGGTAGGCCAAGTCTTATTTTTTGTTCCTGGTATTCTAATGCACCTTTATGATATCTAGGTGGAAAAGAATGAGCTTAGGGAAGAAAAGATGAGACTGAAAGCTGACAAGGACAGATTAGAGCAACAAATCAAGGTCTTGAGTGTGCCTCCAGTCGGCTTCTTGCCACATCCAATAGCATTCCATCCTGCTGCTGGCCCTGCTGCATTTGTTCCACAGGTTCAGGCCTCAGTTGATAAAACAACTCCATTCTCTGGGTTCCCTGGAATGGCAATGTGGCAATGGTTGCCTCCTGCTGTCATGGATACCACACAAGACCCAAAGCTTTGGCCTCCAAATGCATAGCACTCCATTTCTTGTTAATCCCTTTTCTGATGTGAAAAAGGCTTTGCTTCTTACGTTGAAATTGAACTTCTAATATTAATCAATGCTTCTAATATGATCATAATCTGCTAAGTTGTAGAAGATAACCGAATGGTAGCTTATTTTTATGGTTGCTAAGTTCTTTTGGATGTAACCCAGTGGAGAACAATGTTTGTAGTTGGACCGACAAGCTTCCTGATTGCTCTAATTTTCATGAAAATGTACTACTCTTTGTGGGCGAAACAACTTGGGTGGTATGGAAAATTAAGAACAAAACAGTTTTTGTACAATTGCAATCATTCAATATGTTATTTTTGCTTATATATATAGTGATTGAGACCTTTGTGCTGGT
Above is a genomic segment from Musa acuminata AAA Group cultivar baxijiao chromosome BXJ3-4, Cavendish_Baxijiao_AAA, whole genome shotgun sequence containing:
- the LOC135635626 gene encoding uncharacterized protein LOC135635626 isoform X4, coding for MREQKNQTTAMNEVGDVIIDVECLTQPPEICCSGSPKMSRKALSRKGSIRMERHTGGEQEAYDALKNLVKAVPSHMEQLKQPPVPFKTLQAAQSAPNSLAFSDLGEGRTKRLNRLTTIHPRKILLVFAAMSSIGTMVLIYFTLAIRRIDGA
- the LOC135635626 gene encoding uncharacterized protein LOC135635626 isoform X5; translated protein: MLLWKSKDRKALSRKGSIRMERHTGGEQEAYDALKNLVKAVPSHMEQLKQPPVPFKTLQAAQSAPNSLAFSDLGEGRTKRLNRLTTIHPRKILLVFAAITHPMRHSSASVASDSKPCGASLHQTGNAFVPDSSYQSHP
- the LOC135635626 gene encoding uncharacterized protein LOC135635626 isoform X3, which gives rise to MNEVGDVIIDVECLTQPPEICCSGSPKMSRKALSRKGSIRMERHTGGEQEAYDALKNLVKAVPSHMEQLKQPPVPFKTLQAAQSAPNSLAFSDLGEGRTKRLNRLTTIHPRKILLVFAAITHPMRHSSASVASDSKPCGASLHQTGNAFVPDSSYQSHP
- the LOC135635626 gene encoding uncharacterized protein LOC135635626 isoform X1, yielding MREQKNQTTAMNEVGDVIIDVECLTQPPEICCSGSPKMSRKALSRKGSIRMERHTGGEQEAYDALKNLVKAVPSHMEQLKQPPVPFKTLQAAQSAPNSLAFSDLGEGRTKRLNRLTTIHPRKILLVFAAITHPMRHSSASVASDSKPCGASLHQTGNAFVPDSSYQSHP
- the LOC135636609 gene encoding transcription factor ILR3-like isoform X1 → MGTDPIEDFWIDGGGSDSELQYALDGFHDMVPTVGVGKEEPYRDLRGLEQNSSRKRARNEPRASKSKACREKIRRDRQNKRFIELSSILDPGRPPRADKASILGDATRVLMRLRAEAQELKESNKKLHETIKDMKVEKNELREEKMRLKADKDRLEQQIKVLSVPPVGFLPHPIAFHPAAGPAAFVPQVQASVDKTTPFSGFPGMAMWQWLPPAVMDTTQDPKLWPPNA
- the LOC135636609 gene encoding transcription factor ILR3-like isoform X2; the protein is MGTDPIEDFWIDGGGSDSELQYALDGFHDMVPTVGARNEPRASKSKACREKIRRDRQNKRFIELSSILDPGRPPRADKASILGDATRVLMRLRAEAQELKESNKKLHETIKDMKVEKNELREEKMRLKADKDRLEQQIKVLSVPPVGFLPHPIAFHPAAGPAAFVPQVQASVDKTTPFSGFPGMAMWQWLPPAVMDTTQDPKLWPPNA